A region from the Oryzias latipes chromosome 20, ASM223467v1 genome encodes:
- the gars gene encoding glycine--tRNA ligase, which produces MLLRSAASALLRTTAVIPTFCPVSTVSSVRHLPSFPPRTRPFSRSVCLHKKKKLSAWLEVKGQTMMDGNIEEILAPLRLAVKEQGDLVRQLKQNGAPDVDVTRAVAELKARKKALETKELSLQPKDDIVDRSKMEDTLKRRFFYDQAFAIYGGVSGLYDFGPVGCALKNNILQAWRQHFIQEEQILEIDCTMLTPEPVLKTSGHVEKFADYMVKDVKNGECFRADHLLKAFLQKLMSDKKCSADKKAEMESVIVQLDNYSQQELADLFVKYNVKSPTTGNDLTAPISFNLMFQTSIGPGGNMPGYLRPETAQGIFLNFKRLLEFNQGKLPFAAAQIGNSFRNEISPRAGLIRVREFTMAEIEHFVDPSEKVHPKFSNVADLEITLYSSKAQTSGQSAQMMRLGDAVEQGVINNSVLGYFIGRIYLYLTKVGVAKDKLRFRQHMDNEMAHYACDCWDAETKTSYGWIEIVGCADRSCYDLKCHARATKVPLVAEKLLKEPKTVNVVQFEPNKGAIGKMYKKDAKLVMEYLAVCDECFITEQEQLLNETGEFNIETEGKTFKLTKDMVSVRRQQKTLHVEEVVPNVIEPSFGIGRIMYTIFEHTFHIREGDEQRTYFSFPATVAPYKCSVLPLSPNPEFMPFVRELSEAMTKNGVSHKVDDSSGSIGRRYARTDEIGVAFGITIDFDTVNKTPHTATLRDRDSMRQIRAEVSELPVIVRDLASGTMTWAEVESKFPIFEGQETSKKEASEE; this is translated from the exons ATGCTTCTCCGCAGCGCAGCATCAGCACTGCTGAGGACCACCGCTGTGATTCCCACTTTCTGCCCGGTGTCTACGGTCAGCTCGGTTCGGCATTTGCCCAGTTTCCCGCCCAGAACCAGGCCGTTTTCAAGGTCGGTCTGCTTgcacaaaaagaagaagctgaGCGCTTGGCTGGAGGTGAAAGGACAAACCATGATGGACGGAAACATAGAAGAGATTCTCGCTCCTTTGAGGCTTGCAGTCAAGGAACAG GGGGACCTGGTGCGTCAGCTGAAACAGAACGGAGCTCCAGACGTGGATGTTACTAGAGCCGTGGCTGAGTTGAAGGCCAGAAAGAAGGCCCTGGAGACGAAG GAACTGTCATTGCAACCCAAAGATGACATTGTAGACAGATCCAAGATGGAAGATACCCTCAAGAGGCGTTTCTTCTACGATCAGGCCTTCGCGATCTATGGAG GTGTGAGTGGCCTCTATGACTTCGGTCCTGTGGGCTGTGCCCTGAAGAATAACATCTTGCAGGCCTGGAGGCAGCACTTCATTCAGGAGGAGCAAATTCTGGAAATTGACTGCACCATGCTGACGCCTGAACCCGTCCTCAA GACCTCAGGGCATGTGGAAAAATTTGCAGACTACATGGTTAAAGACGTAAAGAATGGCGAATGCTTCAGAGCTGACCATCTCCTTAAAG CTTTTCTCCAAAAGTTGATGTCAGATAAAAAGTGCTCAGCGGATAAGAAAGCAGAGATGGAGAGCGTCATTGTTCAG TTGGACAATTACTCCCAACAAGAACTTGCTGACCTCTTTGTAAAATACAACGTCAAGTCACCCACCACAGGAAATGACCTCACAGCTCCCATCTCCTTTAACCTGATGTTTCAGACGTCCATTGGTCCAGGGGGGAATATGCCAGG CTATTTGAGGCCTGAAACTGCTCAGGGAATATTCCTCAACTTCAAGCGTCTCCTGGAGTTCAACCAGGGAAAACTGCCGTTTGCTGCTGCTCAAATAGGAAACTCTTTCAGGAATGAAATCTCACCTCGTGCCGGACTCATTCGTGTTCG AGAGTTCACCATGGCTGAGATCGAGCACTTTGTTGACCCCAGTGAAAAGGTCCATCCGAAGTTCTCTAATGTAGCTGACCTGGAAATCACCTTGTACTCCTCCAAAGCTCAGACTAGTGGTCAGTCTGCACAGATGATGAGGCTGGGGGATGCGGTGGAGCAG GGAGTGATCAATAATTCAGTCTTGGGATATTTTATTGGGAGGATCTACCTCTACCTGACTAAAGTCGGCGTTGCCAAAGACAAGTTGCGTTTCAGACAGCACATGGACAATGAGATGGCTCACTACGCCTGCGACTGCTGGGACGCTGAAACCAAAACCTCATAT GGCTGGATTGAAATCGTGGGCTGTGCTGACCGCTCATGTTATGATTTGAAGTGTCACGCGCGAGCCACAAAGGTCCCTCTGGTTGCTGAGAAGCTTCTTAAAGAACCC AAAACTGTAAATGTTGTTCAGTTTGAGCCTAACAAAGGAGCCATCGGGAAGATGTACAAGAAGGACGCCAAGCTGGTTATGGAGTATCTCGCTGTGTGTGACGAATGCTTCATCACTGAGCAGGAGCAGCTGCTGAATGAAACCGG AGAGTTCAACATTGAGACGGAAGGAAAGACGTTCAAACTCACAAAGGACATGGTGAGCGTGAGGCGGCAGCAGAAGACTCTGCATG tGGAGGAAGTTGTTCCCAACGTCATCGAGCCGTCCTTCGGCATCGGCAGGATCATGTACACCATCTTTGAGCATACATTCCACATCAGAGAAGGAGATGAGCAGAGAACG TACTTTAGCTTTCCTGCTACTGTAGCTCCGTACAAATGTTCGGTTCTACCTCTCAGCCCAAATCCGGAATTTATGCCCTTTGTGAGGGAATTAT cCGAGGCAATGACCAAAAATGGGGTGTCCCATAAGGTGGATGACTCATCTGGCTCCATTGGAAGGCGCTACGCCAGGACAGATGAGATTGGCGTGGCTTTTGGTATCACCATCGACTTTGACaccgtgaacaagaccccccacACGGCCACTCTGAGGGACCGGGATTCGATGAGGCAAATACGAGCTGAG GTCAGCGAGCTTCCTGTAATAGTTCGAGATTTGGCCAGCGGCACGATGACCTGGGCAGAAGTGGAGAGCAAGTTTCCCATCTTTGAGGGGCAAGAGACCAGCAAGAAGGAGGCATCTGAAGAGTAG